In a genomic window of Streptomyces sp. NBC_01231:
- a CDS encoding ATP-dependent Clp protease ATP-binding subunit, with the protein MTTNPKTTSSVRLDDLISAIKQVHAEPLEQLQDAVIAADHLGEVADHLIGHFVDQARRSGASWTDIGKSMGVTRQAAQKRFVPKESADLDPSQGFGRFTPRARNVVMSAHNEAIAARNAEGRPEHLVLGLLAEPEGLAAKAITAQGVLLDSVRQAATAALPPAAEEVPELVPYGSDAKKVLELTFREALRLGHNYVGTEHILLALLEFENGEGVLSGLGITKPASEENVTAALEKIKVTFEEQSDGQGGGQSEEQGEEQG; encoded by the coding sequence ATGACGACGAACCCGAAGACCACGTCATCCGTACGCCTCGACGACCTCATCTCGGCCATCAAACAGGTCCACGCCGAGCCGCTCGAACAGCTCCAGGACGCGGTGATCGCCGCTGATCACCTCGGGGAGGTGGCCGACCATCTGATCGGGCACTTCGTCGACCAGGCCCGGCGCTCGGGGGCCTCCTGGACGGACATCGGCAAGAGCATGGGCGTCACCCGGCAGGCCGCGCAGAAGCGGTTCGTGCCGAAGGAGTCGGCCGACCTCGATCCCAGCCAGGGGTTCGGGCGCTTCACCCCGCGCGCTCGCAACGTGGTGATGTCCGCCCACAACGAGGCCATCGCCGCTCGCAACGCCGAAGGCCGCCCCGAGCACCTGGTCCTCGGCCTGCTGGCCGAACCGGAGGGCCTGGCCGCCAAGGCGATCACCGCGCAGGGCGTCCTCCTGGACTCCGTACGCCAGGCCGCCACCGCCGCGCTGCCGCCCGCCGCCGAGGAGGTGCCGGAACTCGTCCCGTACGGCTCCGACGCCAAGAAGGTCCTGGAGCTCACCTTCCGCGAGGCCCTGCGCCTGGGTCACAACTACGTCGGCACCGAGCACATCCTGCTCGCCCTGCTGGAGTTCGAGAACGGCGAGGGCGTCCTGTCGGGCCTCGGCATCACCAAGCCGGCGTCGGAGGAGAACGTCACCGCGGCCCTCGAAAAGATCAAGGTCACGTTCGAGGAGCAGAGCGACGGACAGGGCGGAGGGCAGAGCGAAGAACAGGGCGAAGAGCAGGGCTGA
- a CDS encoding glycosyltransferase, whose translation MAEPRVAVAVVTMGNRPTEVDALLESVAKQDIAPARIVIVGNGCRLPEFAQRLSLPGEVTAIDVEENLGCPGGRNVALARLREFGDVDLVVELDDDGLLVDPDVLRHVGELFTADPRLGIVGFRIADEHGETQQRHVPRVGSSDPLRGGYVTGFLGGGHAFRMAMLDQTGDWPAAFFFAHEETDLAWRAADHGWRILYAPELLLQHPKTSPARHAIYYRVNARNRVWLARRRLPLALIPVHLGVWTLLTLLRVRSKAGLRAWFGGFVEGLREPAGERRPMRWRTVWRLTRLGRPPVI comes from the coding sequence GTGGCGGAACCGAGAGTCGCCGTAGCCGTGGTGACCATGGGGAACCGGCCGACGGAGGTCGACGCGCTGCTGGAGTCCGTGGCCAAGCAGGACATCGCTCCCGCGCGGATCGTGATCGTCGGCAACGGCTGCCGGCTGCCCGAGTTCGCCCAGCGGCTCTCGCTGCCCGGCGAGGTCACCGCCATCGACGTCGAGGAGAACCTCGGCTGTCCCGGCGGGCGGAACGTGGCACTCGCCCGGCTCCGGGAGTTCGGGGACGTCGACCTGGTCGTCGAGCTCGACGACGACGGCCTGCTCGTCGACCCCGATGTGCTGCGTCACGTGGGGGAGTTGTTCACGGCCGACCCGCGCCTCGGCATCGTCGGCTTCCGCATCGCCGACGAGCACGGGGAGACCCAGCAGCGGCACGTCCCCCGGGTCGGCTCCTCCGACCCCCTGCGGGGCGGGTACGTCACCGGGTTCCTCGGCGGCGGGCACGCCTTCCGCATGGCGATGCTCGACCAGACCGGCGACTGGCCGGCCGCGTTCTTCTTCGCCCACGAGGAGACCGACCTGGCCTGGCGGGCCGCCGACCACGGCTGGCGGATCCTGTACGCGCCCGAGCTGCTGCTCCAGCACCCGAAGACCTCGCCCGCCCGGCACGCCATCTACTACCGGGTGAACGCCCGCAACCGGGTCTGGCTGGCCCGCCGCCGGCTTCCGCTGGCGCTCATCCCCGTGCATCTGGGCGTGTGGACCCTGCTCACCCTGCTGCGGGTGCGGTCGAAGGCCGGGCTGCGTGCCTGGTTCGGCGGCTTCGTCGAGGGGCTGCGGGAACCCGCCGGTGAGCGGCGGCCGATGCGTTGGAGGACCGTGTGGCGCCTGACCCGGCTGGGCCGGCCGCCGGTGATCTGA
- a CDS encoding bifunctional 3'-5' exonuclease/DNA polymerase, with translation MTDRWALAPAEDGGVEFAPLGSGGVLAGPVRRASDAAEAVRGLPDVTRWVWRSTAETYPRLLATGVRVERCYDVEDAELLLLGHEGRYGEPRSAAAALARLRGGPVPPDPPQRSAEPGSQSPLFEPQAAHVPLTDLVEVYADQQRRHDSTAHPDRMRLLTAAESAGMLVAAEMNRSGLPWSADVHRAVLHELLGERYPGGGEPRRLAELADEVSAAFGRRVRPDLPADVVRAFMRAGIKIKSTRRWEIESIDHPAVKPLIEYKKLYRIWVAHGWSWLQDWVRDGRFRPEFLAGGTVTGRWVTNGGGALQIPKVIRRAVIADPGWRLVVADADQMEPRVLAAISRDPGLMEVAGRESDLYQSVSDRAFSGDRAQAKLAVLGAVYGQTSGDGLKNLAALRRRFPRAVAYVDDAARAGEEGRLVRTWLGRTCPPVAGATEDSAEEAGIPLAEDDSEDRQWVPGYASTNARARGRFARNFVVQGSAADWALLLLAALRRTCADMAAELVFFQHDEVIVHCPKEEAETIVAAIREAADLAGRLTFGETPVRFPFSTAVVECYADAK, from the coding sequence ATGACCGACCGATGGGCTCTCGCTCCGGCCGAGGACGGGGGCGTGGAGTTCGCCCCCCTCGGTTCCGGTGGGGTGCTCGCCGGGCCGGTGCGGCGCGCGTCGGACGCCGCCGAGGCCGTACGCGGCCTGCCGGACGTCACGCGCTGGGTGTGGCGGTCGACGGCCGAGACGTATCCGCGCCTGCTCGCCACGGGGGTGCGAGTGGAGCGGTGCTACGACGTGGAGGACGCGGAGCTGCTCCTCCTGGGCCACGAGGGCCGCTACGGCGAACCCCGGTCGGCGGCCGCCGCCCTGGCCCGGTTGCGCGGCGGCCCCGTACCCCCCGATCCGCCGCAGCGGTCCGCGGAACCGGGCTCCCAGTCACCGCTGTTCGAGCCCCAGGCCGCGCACGTGCCGCTCACCGACCTCGTCGAGGTGTACGCCGACCAGCAGCGGCGGCACGACTCCACCGCGCACCCCGACCGCATGCGGCTGCTGACCGCCGCCGAGTCCGCCGGCATGCTGGTGGCGGCCGAGATGAACCGGTCCGGACTGCCCTGGAGCGCCGACGTGCACCGCGCGGTGCTGCACGAACTGCTCGGCGAGCGGTACCCGGGCGGTGGCGAGCCCCGGCGCCTGGCCGAACTCGCCGACGAGGTGTCCGCCGCCTTCGGCCGCCGGGTCCGTCCCGACCTGCCCGCCGACGTCGTCAGGGCGTTCATGCGGGCCGGGATCAAGATCAAGTCCACCCGGCGCTGGGAGATCGAGTCGATCGACCATCCCGCTGTGAAACCGCTGATCGAGTACAAGAAGCTGTACCGCATCTGGGTCGCCCACGGCTGGTCCTGGCTCCAGGACTGGGTGCGGGACGGCCGGTTCCGGCCCGAGTTCCTGGCCGGCGGGACCGTCACGGGCCGCTGGGTGACCAACGGCGGCGGCGCCCTTCAGATCCCCAAGGTGATCCGGCGGGCCGTGATCGCCGACCCGGGCTGGCGGCTCGTCGTCGCCGACGCCGACCAGATGGAGCCGCGCGTACTGGCCGCCATCTCCCGTGACCCCGGCCTGATGGAGGTCGCCGGCCGCGAGAGCGACCTCTACCAGTCCGTGTCCGACCGCGCCTTCTCCGGGGACCGCGCCCAGGCCAAGCTCGCCGTGCTCGGCGCGGTCTACGGCCAGACCTCCGGCGACGGTCTCAAGAACCTAGCCGCGCTCAGACGCCGCTTCCCGCGCGCGGTGGCCTACGTCGACGACGCGGCACGGGCAGGCGAGGAAGGGCGGCTGGTGCGTACCTGGCTGGGGCGGACCTGCCCGCCGGTGGCCGGGGCGACCGAGGACTCGGCGGAGGAGGCGGGCATCCCCCTCGCCGAGGACGACTCCGAGGACCGCCAGTGGGTGCCGGGGTACGCCTCCACCAACGCCCGCGCCCGCGGCCGCTTCGCGCGCAACTTCGTGGTCCAGGGCAGCGCCGCCGACTGGGCCCTGCTGCTGCTCGCCGCGCTCCGCCGCACCTGCGCGGACATGGCGGCGGAGCTGGTCTTCTTCCAGCACGACGAGGTCATCGTGCACTGCCCGAAGGAGGAGGCGGAGACGATCGTGGCGGCGATCCGGGAGGCGGCGGACCTGGCGGGCCGGCTGACATTCGGCGAGACACCGGTTCGGTTTCCGTTCAGCACGGCGGTGGTGGAGTGTTATGCCGACGCGAAATGA
- a CDS encoding LacI family transcriptional regulator: MTQAEPPSRSPRSRPTMREVAALAGVAIKTVSRVVNGVPTVDPAIAARVREAADKLGYRPNLTASSLRRGDGRTATIGMLVEDAANPFSAALTRTVENVARERSVVVLVGSLDEDPARERELTRALIDRRVDGLVIVPAGRDQSYLISEQSSGTCMVFVDREAGLLDADAVVSDNRRGAVTAVNHLLAAGHRRIAYVGDRASIPTAAQRFDGYRHALELAHIGCDDGIVRHTGSSEASAIAATEQLLSLPNPPTALFTSQNFVTIGAVRALRALGLQDTVAHVGFDDFPLADILSPGISVIAQDVEQLGRTAAEMLFSRLDGDASPTRTVTVPTRLIQRGSGEIAAGGSRQV; this comes from the coding sequence ATGACTCAGGCTGAGCCGCCGTCGCGGTCGCCCCGTAGCCGACCCACCATGCGTGAGGTGGCGGCGCTGGCCGGAGTGGCCATCAAGACGGTCTCGCGGGTGGTCAACGGCGTCCCCACGGTCGATCCGGCGATCGCCGCCAGGGTCCGCGAGGCCGCCGACAAGCTGGGCTACCGGCCCAACCTGACCGCCAGCAGCCTGCGCCGCGGTGACGGCCGCACGGCCACCATCGGCATGCTCGTCGAGGACGCGGCGAACCCCTTCTCCGCCGCCCTGACTCGAACCGTCGAGAACGTCGCGCGGGAACGCTCAGTGGTGGTGCTGGTCGGCAGCCTCGACGAGGACCCGGCCCGCGAGCGGGAGCTGACCCGGGCGCTCATCGACCGGCGGGTCGACGGGCTCGTGATCGTCCCGGCGGGACGCGACCAGAGCTACCTGATCAGCGAGCAGAGTTCCGGCACCTGCATGGTCTTCGTCGACCGCGAGGCAGGCCTGCTCGACGCGGACGCCGTCGTCTCCGACAACCGCCGGGGTGCCGTCACCGCCGTCAACCACCTGCTGGCGGCCGGCCACCGCCGCATCGCCTACGTCGGTGACCGGGCGTCCATCCCCACCGCCGCCCAGCGCTTCGACGGTTACCGGCACGCGCTGGAACTCGCACACATCGGATGCGACGACGGCATCGTCCGGCACACCGGGTCCAGCGAGGCATCCGCCATCGCCGCCACCGAGCAGCTCCTGTCGCTGCCGAACCCGCCCACCGCGCTGTTCACCAGCCAGAACTTCGTCACCATAGGGGCCGTACGCGCGCTGCGTGCCCTCGGACTGCAGGACACCGTCGCCCACGTCGGCTTCGACGACTTCCCCCTGGCCGACATCCTCAGCCCGGGGATCTCCGTCATCGCCCAGGACGTCGAGCAGTTGGGCAGGACAGCCGCCGAAATGCTCTTCAGCCGGCTCGACGGCGACGCGTCCCCCACCCGCACCGTCACCGTGCCGACCCGGCTGATCCAGCGGGGGTCCGGCGAGATCGCAGCGGGAGGCTCGCGCCAGGTCTGA
- a CDS encoding substrate-binding domain-containing protein, producing the protein MNMPINQVPGRRSRRTTAAMTVGLTVCLTAALGACGSGDSGSTSSGGGDKVGVSLVLKTLTNPYFVSMQKDAKAQAAKDNVNLTVAAGSTDGDTQTQITAIDNAISRGDKGILITTNGDAVNAALNRAKQAGLFVIALDTAPNPASVADITYATDNKQAGKLDGQYAAAALNGKPAVIAMLDLFNNQVVSVDIDRDHGFLEGMGIAPGSKTENGKEAKTGKYTGGKGGTYTIACHQPTQGAIDGGRTAMENCLSANPNINVVYAINEPAGEGAYNALKAAGKEKSVAIYAIDGSCSGLKNVTSGKFAADAVQYPGKMASLGVSSIAKLARGGSKPSVTDGKSFHDTGTALVAAKSVGGLTVQSPSQAASACWGS; encoded by the coding sequence ATGAACATGCCAATCAACCAGGTGCCGGGCCGCCGGAGTCGGCGTACCACCGCGGCGATGACGGTCGGACTCACGGTCTGCCTCACGGCGGCCCTCGGGGCGTGCGGCTCCGGCGACTCCGGAAGCACCTCGTCCGGCGGCGGCGACAAGGTCGGCGTCTCGCTGGTCCTGAAGACGCTCACCAACCCGTACTTCGTGAGCATGCAGAAGGACGCCAAGGCCCAGGCCGCCAAGGACAACGTGAACCTCACCGTGGCGGCGGGCAGCACCGACGGCGACACCCAGACCCAGATAACCGCCATCGACAACGCCATCTCGCGCGGCGACAAGGGCATCCTGATCACCACCAACGGCGACGCGGTGAACGCCGCGCTGAACCGCGCCAAGCAGGCCGGCCTCTTCGTGATCGCCCTGGACACCGCGCCGAACCCGGCGAGCGTCGCGGACATCACCTACGCCACCGACAACAAGCAGGCGGGCAAGCTCGACGGCCAGTACGCCGCGGCCGCCCTGAACGGCAAGCCCGCGGTCATCGCCATGCTCGACCTGTTCAACAACCAGGTCGTCTCCGTCGACATCGACCGTGACCACGGCTTCCTCGAGGGCATGGGCATCGCCCCCGGCAGCAAGACCGAGAACGGCAAGGAAGCCAAGACCGGCAAGTACACCGGCGGCAAGGGCGGCACGTACACCATCGCCTGCCACCAGCCCACCCAGGGCGCCATCGACGGCGGACGCACCGCGATGGAGAACTGCCTGTCCGCCAACCCGAACATCAACGTCGTCTACGCGATCAACGAGCCCGCCGGCGAGGGCGCGTACAACGCGCTGAAGGCCGCCGGCAAGGAGAAGAGCGTCGCGATCTACGCGATCGACGGCAGCTGCTCCGGCCTGAAGAACGTCACCAGCGGCAAGTTCGCCGCCGACGCCGTCCAGTACCCGGGCAAGATGGCATCCCTGGGCGTGAGTTCGATCGCCAAGCTGGCCCGCGGCGGCAGCAAGCCCAGTGTCACCGACGGCAAGTCCTTCCACGACACCGGCACCGCGCTGGTGGCCGCCAAGTCCGTGGGCGGCCTGACCGTGCAGTCCCCGTCCCAGGCCGCGTCCGCCTGCTGGGGCAGCTGA